The nucleotide window CGTGATCCTAGCCGACGAGCCCACCGGCAACGTGGACTGGGAGATGTCGCTGAAACTGCTGACGCTGCTGGTGGAACTGAACCGGATGGGCAAGACCATCGTGATCGCCACCCATGACATGAACCTGATCCGCAGCGCCAAGGCGCAGGTCGCGGCGCGGGTGCTGCGGATCAAGGGTCGGCGGCTTCATCTGGCGGGGGCGGATCTGTGAAACGCTATCTTGTGCTGGCACGCGCCTTCCTGGCCTCGGACCTGCAATCGGACCGGGTGGTGCCACCCTCCGGCTTTACCGCGCGGCTGACGGTGTTTTCGGCGGGGGCGATGGCCTTCCTGGCGGTGTTCGCGTTGGCGCTGTCCTTTGCGGCGGGCCGGCTGTCGGACCGCTGGTCCGACGCGCTCGCGCAATCGGCCACCATCCGGGTCTCGGCGCCGCAGGACCAGATCGACCGGCAGGTCAGCGCGGTGATGACGGTGCTGGAGACGACGCCGGGCATCGCCTCGGCCCGGAAATTGCCGCCCGAGGAAACGCAGGCGCTGCTGGCGCCGTGGTTCGGGCCGGATCTGCCGGTGGAAACGCTGCCGATCCCGGCACTGATCGAACTGGTCGAGGGCGGCGGCGGGTTCGATGCCGAGGGGCTGCGGCTGCGCCTGCAGGCCGAGGCGCCGGGCGCGGTGCTGGACGACCATGACCGCTGGCGGCGGCCCTTGGTCGCGGCTGCGGGGCGGATGAAGCTGCTGGCGGCGGGATCCCTGCTGCTGATCGGGGCGGCGACGGCGGCGATGATTACCCTGGCGGCGCAGGCGGCGCTGGCGGCAAATGGGCAGGTGATCCGGGTGCTGCGCCTGGTGGGCGCACGCGACGCCTATATCGCGCGCGCCTTTGTGCGCCGCTTCACCCTGCGGGCGGCGGGCGGCGCTGCCGTGGGCGCGGCGCTGGCGATGATCGCCGTGGCGCTGATCCCGGCGGGGGATGATGGCGGCGGGTTCCTCACGGGGCTCAGCTTCGAGGGAGGCGAATGGATCTGGCCGGTGCTGCTGCCACTGATGGCGGCGGGCGTGGCCTTTGCCGCCACGCGCGCCGCGGCGCTGCGGGCACTGAAGGGGCTGATGTGATGGTGGCGGTGCAGTGGCTGCGGTCCTTGCTGTTCGTGGCGCAGATCTATCCGATGATGGCGCTGATGGCGCTGTGGTTCACGCCGCAGGTGCCGTTCCGGCGCGAGGCCGCTTTTGACGCGGTGCATTGCTGGTGTCGCTGGGTGCGCTGGAGCGCGCGCTGGATGCTGGGCCTGCACTCCGAGGTGCGGGGCGAGATGCCGACGGGCGAGGTGCTGATCGCGTCCAAGCACCAGAGCTTCTTCGACATCATCCTGATCGTCAGCGTGGTGCCTCGACCCAAGTTCATCATGAAGAAAGAGCTTCTGCGCGCCCCGATCCTGGGCTGGTATGCGGTGAAGATCGGCTGTGTGCCGGTGGAT belongs to Frigidibacter mobilis and includes:
- a CDS encoding cell division protein FtsX, translating into MKRYLVLARAFLASDLQSDRVVPPSGFTARLTVFSAGAMAFLAVFALALSFAAGRLSDRWSDALAQSATIRVSAPQDQIDRQVSAVMTVLETTPGIASARKLPPEETQALLAPWFGPDLPVETLPIPALIELVEGGGGFDAEGLRLRLQAEAPGAVLDDHDRWRRPLVAAAGRMKLLAAGSLLLIGAATAAMITLAAQAALAANGQVIRVLRLVGARDAYIARAFVRRFTLRAAGGAAVGAALAMIAVALIPAGDDGGGFLTGLSFEGGEWIWPVLLPLMAAGVAFAATRAAALRALKGLM
- a CDS encoding lysophospholipid acyltransferase family protein, giving the protein MMVAVQWLRSLLFVAQIYPMMALMALWFTPQVPFRREAAFDAVHCWCRWVRWSARWMLGLHSEVRGEMPTGEVLIASKHQSFFDIILIVSVVPRPKFIMKKELLRAPILGWYAVKIGCVPVDRGKRGQAISKMLADVRTGAALPGQLIIYPQGTRVAPGAEMPYKAGTGILYEQLGQPCVPAGTNVGLFWPRKGIMRKPGLAVVEFLPVIAPGKPMAEFMAELEAVVEASSDRLMAEAAYTRR